atttataaccATTCCCTTATGTCCGATTATATTCGATAACCAGAAATAAAAGacaatatataatcatattcatatgcacattttgtttatttatactatttaGGATATAAAAGAAGTTGCAAGACTTGAAAATCTCTCACATTTAGACCTTTcgcataataatataaattttgaaaaagaaaatgaagtaaaaaatttacCTGACTGTGTCAGAAATTTTCCTGATATTtgttcagaaaaaaaatcaaatttaaatgaaatggAAAATGAGCAAATTCAAACATGCTCtatgaaagaaaataataacgaAACAATTATGGactattttcatttctatgtaaattttcatgaagaaataacaaaaaatgaaaatccTAACATTATTAAGTATCatcaaaatattcaaaatatggACCAATTagctaaaaaaaagtttttttttatttgtgaatttattattttactaaaaaaaattaaaaacttAAAAACACTATTTATCAAGCACAACCcgtttataaataaatttaaatatactacgaaatatttaattgcAAGTAAGCATTCAGTTTTCGAAAATACCcacaaaaatgtatattccCTTATATGCTTATGCCATTgcttaaaatatatgtgcgAATAACACTTATGtctatatacatacatatatggaTGCACTTCACCCCCTTTACTACACATCAGACATTCCCAACATAGTATTCCtcgatgataaaaaaataaaaaaagaagataTTTGTCTAGcaagaatatttttaaaaaagggaGCAGTAGAAGAAAGCGAGCTTAAAAAACTATTtgagcaaaaaaaaattgataaatataaaaatttaacagAAAAatttcacaattttttattaaagaaAAGTGAAAGCATAGAAAACCAAAACAGTGGACCTATAATCATAGATTAATAAATTGAATGAAAAGTTACAAGCTTAACCGCTTTAAAAAGGTTATGCAT
This genomic interval from Plasmodium chabaudi chabaudi strain AS genome assembly, chromosome: 11 contains the following:
- a CDS encoding leucine-rich repeat protein, with amino-acid sequence MGYCTISDDNKNLMTYKHIKKLCSDNNLYDTDELNEVLYLHMKGFHNIDGLSTFKNLKCLFLNNNCIKKIENLNDLVNLKALYLQNNDISVIENIDCMSLVILNLSNNKIKKIGNLHHLKFLQTLNVSNNLIEDIEDIKEVARLENLSHLDLSHNNINFEKENEVKNLPDCVRNFPDICSEKKSNLNEMENEQIQTCSMKENNNETIMDYFHFYVNFHEEITKNENPNIIKYHQNIQNMDQLAKKKFFFICEFIILLKKIKNLKTLFIKHNPFINKFKYTTKYLIANIPNIVFLDDKKIKKEDICLARIFLKKGAVEESELKKLFEQKKIDKYKNLTEKFHNFLLKKSESIENQNSGPIIID